A DNA window from Lutra lutra chromosome 8, mLutLut1.2, whole genome shotgun sequence contains the following coding sequences:
- the RECQL gene encoding ATP-dependent DNA helicase Q1 isoform X1, which produces MASISGLTEELDSITNELHAVDIQIQELLERQQELIQKKNILTNRIKQHLEAPDAGENSEWDSSPAAWNKEDFPWSGKVKDVLQNIFKLQKFRLLQLETINATMSGKEVFLVMPTGGGKSLCYQLPALCSDGFTLVICPLISLMEDQLMVLKQLGISATMLNASSSKEHVKWVHAEMVNKNSKLKLIYVTPEKIAKSKMFMSRLEKAYEARRFTRIAVDEVHCCSHWGHDFRPDYKALGILKRQFPNTALMGLTATATSHVLKDAQKILCVEKCFTFTASFNRPNLYYEIRQKPSNTEDFIEDIVKLINGRYKGQSGIIYCFSQKDSEQVTVSLQKLGIQAGAYHANMEPEDKTDVHRRWSANEIQVVVATVAFGMGIDKPDVRFVIHHSMSKSIENYYQESGRAGRDDLKADCILYYGFGDIFRISSMVVMENVGQQKLYEMVSYCQNISKCRRVLIAQHFDEVWNSEACNKMCDNCCKNISCERKNVTAHCRDLIKILKQAEDMNEKLTPLKLIDSWMGKGAAKLRVAGVVPPKLPREDLEKIIAHFLLQQYLKEDYSFTAYATISYLKIGPKANLLNNEAHVITMQVKKPTESCFRMESLQTCHSFEGADKKREEKNSSNFQKSANMLQQSKHTGTKKRKIDDA; this is translated from the exons GTCTAACTGAAGAATTGGATTCTATAACTAACGAGCTACATGCAGTAGACATTCAAATTCAGGAGCTTTTGGAAAGGCAACAAGAGCTTATTCAGAAAAAGAACATCCTAACAAACCGAATAAAGCAGCATTTAGAGGCTCCTGATGCTGGGGAAAACAGTGAATGGGATTCTTCACCTGCTGCTTGGAATAAAGAAG ATTTTCCCTGGTCTGGTAAAGTTAAAGATGTTCTGCAGAATATCTTTAAACTGCAGAAGTTCAGACTGCTTCAGCTTGAAACTATTAATGCAACAATGTCTGGAAAGGAGGTATTTCTTGTTATGCCTACAGGAGGTGGAAAGAGCTTATGCTACCAATTACCAGCGTTATGTTCGGACG GTTTTACCCTTGTGATTTGCCCATTGATCTCTCTTATGGAAGACCAGTTAATGGTTTTAAAACAATTAGGAATTTCAGCTACCATGTTAAATGCTTCTAGTTCTAAG GAGCATGTGAAATGGGTTCATGCTGAAATGGTAAATAAAAACTCCAAGCTGAAGCTAATTTATGTGACTCCGGAGAAAATCGCAAAAAGCAAAATGTTCATGTCGAGACTAGAGAAAGCCTATGAAGCGAGGAGATTTACCCGGATTGCTGTGGATGAAGTTCACTGCTGTAGCCACTGGGGACATGATTTCAGACCTG ATTACAAGGCACTTGGTATCTTGAAGCGGCAATTCCCTAACACAGCACTAATGGGGTTGACTGCAACCGCGACAAGTCATGTTCTGAAGGATGCCCAGAAAATACTCTGTGTAGAAAAGTGTTTTACTTTCACAGCTTCTTTTAATCGACCAAATCTTTATTATGAG ATTCGGCAGAAGCCCTCCAACACGGAAGATTTTATTGAGGATATTGTAAAGCTTATTAATGGGAGATACAAAGGGCAATCAg GAATCATATATTGCTTTTCTCAGAAAGATTCTGAGCAAGTTACAGTTAGTTTACAGAAACTGGGAATTCAAGCAGGTGCGTACCATGCcaatatggaaccagaagataAGACCGATGTTCATCGGAGATGGTCAGCCAATGAAATTCAG GTAGTAGTGGCCACAGTTGCATTTGGTATGGGAATTGATAAACCAGATGTGAGGTTTGTTATCCATCATTCAATGAGTAAATCTATTGAAAATTATTACCAAGAGAGTGGACGTGCAG GTCGAGATGACTTGAAAGCAGACTGTATTTTGTATTATGGCTTtggagatatattcagaataagtTCAATGGTGGTGATGGAAAATGTGGGACAACAGAAGCTTTATGAAATGGTGTCATACTGTCAAAACATAAGCAA GTGTCGCCGTGTATTGATAGCTCAACATTTTGATGAAGTGTGGAATTCAGAAGCATGCAACAAAATGTGTGATAATTGTTGTAAAAACATTT CATGTGAAAGGAAGAATGTCACAGCACACTGCAGAGATCTAATCAAGATCCTGAagcaggcagaggacatgaatgaAAAGCTCACACCACTGAAACTGATTGATTCTTGGATGGGAAAGGGTGCAGCAAAATTGAGAGTGGCAGGTGTTGTTCCTCCCAAACTTCCTCGTGAAGACCTGGAGAAAATTATTGCACACTTTCTTCTACAGCAGTATCTTAA AGAAGACTACAGTTTTACAGCGTATGCTAccatttcatatttgaaaataggACCTAAAGCTAATCTTCTGAACAATGAGGCACATGTCATAACCATGCAAGTAAAGAAGCCCACAGAGAGCTGTTTCAGG atGGAATCACTTCAAACTTGTCATTCTTTTGAAGGAGCTgataaaaaaagggaagaaaaaaattcaagtaacTTCCAGAAGTCTGCAAACATGCTTCAGCAGTCTAAGCATACAGGgactaagaagagaaaaattgatGATGCATGA
- the RECQL gene encoding ATP-dependent DNA helicase Q1 isoform X2, which produces MSGKEVFLVMPTGGGKSLCYQLPALCSDGFTLVICPLISLMEDQLMVLKQLGISATMLNASSSKEHVKWVHAEMVNKNSKLKLIYVTPEKIAKSKMFMSRLEKAYEARRFTRIAVDEVHCCSHWGHDFRPDYKALGILKRQFPNTALMGLTATATSHVLKDAQKILCVEKCFTFTASFNRPNLYYEIRQKPSNTEDFIEDIVKLINGRYKGQSGIIYCFSQKDSEQVTVSLQKLGIQAGAYHANMEPEDKTDVHRRWSANEIQVVVATVAFGMGIDKPDVRFVIHHSMSKSIENYYQESGRAGRDDLKADCILYYGFGDIFRISSMVVMENVGQQKLYEMVSYCQNISKCRRVLIAQHFDEVWNSEACNKMCDNCCKNISCERKNVTAHCRDLIKILKQAEDMNEKLTPLKLIDSWMGKGAAKLRVAGVVPPKLPREDLEKIIAHFLLQQYLKEDYSFTAYATISYLKIGPKANLLNNEAHVITMQVKKPTESCFRMESLQTCHSFEGADKKREEKNSSNFQKSANMLQQSKHTGTKKRKIDDA; this is translated from the exons ATGTCTGGAAAGGAGGTATTTCTTGTTATGCCTACAGGAGGTGGAAAGAGCTTATGCTACCAATTACCAGCGTTATGTTCGGACG GTTTTACCCTTGTGATTTGCCCATTGATCTCTCTTATGGAAGACCAGTTAATGGTTTTAAAACAATTAGGAATTTCAGCTACCATGTTAAATGCTTCTAGTTCTAAG GAGCATGTGAAATGGGTTCATGCTGAAATGGTAAATAAAAACTCCAAGCTGAAGCTAATTTATGTGACTCCGGAGAAAATCGCAAAAAGCAAAATGTTCATGTCGAGACTAGAGAAAGCCTATGAAGCGAGGAGATTTACCCGGATTGCTGTGGATGAAGTTCACTGCTGTAGCCACTGGGGACATGATTTCAGACCTG ATTACAAGGCACTTGGTATCTTGAAGCGGCAATTCCCTAACACAGCACTAATGGGGTTGACTGCAACCGCGACAAGTCATGTTCTGAAGGATGCCCAGAAAATACTCTGTGTAGAAAAGTGTTTTACTTTCACAGCTTCTTTTAATCGACCAAATCTTTATTATGAG ATTCGGCAGAAGCCCTCCAACACGGAAGATTTTATTGAGGATATTGTAAAGCTTATTAATGGGAGATACAAAGGGCAATCAg GAATCATATATTGCTTTTCTCAGAAAGATTCTGAGCAAGTTACAGTTAGTTTACAGAAACTGGGAATTCAAGCAGGTGCGTACCATGCcaatatggaaccagaagataAGACCGATGTTCATCGGAGATGGTCAGCCAATGAAATTCAG GTAGTAGTGGCCACAGTTGCATTTGGTATGGGAATTGATAAACCAGATGTGAGGTTTGTTATCCATCATTCAATGAGTAAATCTATTGAAAATTATTACCAAGAGAGTGGACGTGCAG GTCGAGATGACTTGAAAGCAGACTGTATTTTGTATTATGGCTTtggagatatattcagaataagtTCAATGGTGGTGATGGAAAATGTGGGACAACAGAAGCTTTATGAAATGGTGTCATACTGTCAAAACATAAGCAA GTGTCGCCGTGTATTGATAGCTCAACATTTTGATGAAGTGTGGAATTCAGAAGCATGCAACAAAATGTGTGATAATTGTTGTAAAAACATTT CATGTGAAAGGAAGAATGTCACAGCACACTGCAGAGATCTAATCAAGATCCTGAagcaggcagaggacatgaatgaAAAGCTCACACCACTGAAACTGATTGATTCTTGGATGGGAAAGGGTGCAGCAAAATTGAGAGTGGCAGGTGTTGTTCCTCCCAAACTTCCTCGTGAAGACCTGGAGAAAATTATTGCACACTTTCTTCTACAGCAGTATCTTAA AGAAGACTACAGTTTTACAGCGTATGCTAccatttcatatttgaaaataggACCTAAAGCTAATCTTCTGAACAATGAGGCACATGTCATAACCATGCAAGTAAAGAAGCCCACAGAGAGCTGTTTCAGG atGGAATCACTTCAAACTTGTCATTCTTTTGAAGGAGCTgataaaaaaagggaagaaaaaaattcaagtaacTTCCAGAAGTCTGCAAACATGCTTCAGCAGTCTAAGCATACAGGgactaagaagagaaaaattgatGATGCATGA